The genome window CTTTTCATAGTCCTCCGAGGATAGCTTACGCCTCATGAGCCTGTTATTTGGATAGCCAGTCATTGTGACCTTGAGTAGGGGCTCTGGAATAGTTAAATTCGAGGCCTTTCCATAGCATCCCTCCATGGATAAGCCGAGCTCCTCTGCCTTTATGCAGTACAAGGATCTCACGTACGGAGCTGCCTCAGCACTAGCTTTGAGCAAGTCGAGGCCACTTACTAGACTAAAATAGCTTGAGAGGGATCCATCTTCGCCATTGGAGATTGCAGATTTAAGAGCAGCAACTCCTATGAATATGGACGATCTGGGATCGAATTTCTCCATAGTATCCTCGCTGGAATGATAGAATCTATCGGGCCAGCTGTTTATCATAACTGCAGGTATACCCATGGATATGTAAATGTCATGGTCGCTTCCAGCTTCATAATTGGTTATCCAGAATTTCCTCAATGGGATTTCGCTCGGAGAGCTGAAGCTCCTGCTTTTTGGAAGAGAGCGGAATAGCTCTTTGAGAAGCACCGGCTCCATGGAGGAGAGCAAGTGAATGGGAGGCCGAATGAAGTTGAGAGAGGAACCACTCAGTTCCTCAATTTCACCTATCATGTCAAGGTTGATTGCTCCCATTATTTTCCTCCTTCCTATGGCTGTGCGCAAATATGCAATCGTGCCACTGAACTCTGGGACCCACAGAAAGACCAGCCTCCTGTTCAAAATCTTCTCCTCAAGATTGGCCCTCTTCATTGAAAGGGCCGCCGCTATTAACCCAGCTACCCCGCTTATATTATCGTTCACAGTGAGACCTGGATGGCACATGTGAGCAGTAAGATGATATTCATAGCCGTCCTCACCGAAGGCCGTTTCTACAACTGGTATAGATGCTACTTCTCCATATTTGGAATTAACAAAGCCTTCTACTTCAACTTTTCTCCCTCTTTCAATCCAACCTTCAATTTTCTCGGCCATTAGCCTCGATATCGTTAGAGCTGGAATCTTCATTAGATTAAGATCTTCGTGACTTGGGAAGAGAGAGAAGTAGGGAAAAGCTGTTGGAGAGCCAGTTCTTCTGTAGAAAATTATTGCTTGCGCTCCTCCATTGACCGCTGCCAAATATGATTCAAAGCTGAAGTCTCGAGCCAGAAGAATCCTGTTTTCAAAGCCTTGCTTCTCTTTC of Fervidicoccaceae archaeon contains these proteins:
- a CDS encoding DUF4910 domain-containing protein; translation: MEQLRELVGPGEIASIASYLSSIHRIQGSPGILEVGRAISDFLSDNGIDSEIHIFQHDSSLFPYDSDLVAWKIEDSALRILSPTRMEISTFLSIPTSVVAHSPPGSFSGEIAILERGRKEKQGFENRILLARDFSFESYLAAVNGGAQAIIFYRRTGSPTAFPYFSLFPSHEDLNLMKIPALTISRLMAEKIEGWIERGRKVEVEGFVNSKYGEVASIPVVETAFGEDGYEYHLTAHMCHPGLTVNDNISGVAGLIAAALSMKRANLEEKILNRRLVFLWVPEFSGTIAYLRTAIGRRKIMGAINLDMIGEIEELSGSSLNFIRPPIHLLSSMEPVLLKELFRSLPKSRSFSSPSEIPLRKFWITNYEAGSDHDIYISMGIPAVMINSWPDRFYHSSEDTMEKFDPRSSIFIGVAALKSAISNGEDGSLSSYFSLVSGLDLLKASAEAAPYVRSLYCIKAEELGLSMEGCYGKASNLTIPEPLLKVTMTGYPNNRLMRRKLSSEDYEKIVELLESKPWLRTINVLLSSMLKWRDVGIEGARRIAMGELGTAVDPADMSILINAWRSLGLIK